Proteins co-encoded in one Brassica oleracea var. oleracea cultivar TO1000 chromosome C4, BOL, whole genome shotgun sequence genomic window:
- the LOC106337966 gene encoding uncharacterized protein LOC106337966, translating to MGHLSGAWILLLGGSVNKKKSEVNSFHDMISSKHVLNMEAVEMSKKRKFQTDQSELSLLPLSKHACFDNAAFSDSNNGRSELDSDYSVSCVNSTFMECENEVEMKEESSGSCSEDKMISFKSHLDFIYGAQNLEDFSDKDIENIIYLDEGEEEAKGCSNTAKFVLSSGRWTVDQDSTRHGTKKPTIDQEFEQYFSTLML from the exons ATGGGCCACCTCTCCGGCGCCTGGATTCTTCTCTTAGG AGGTAGTGTTAACAAGAAGAAATCTGAGGTTAACAG TTTTCATGACATGATCAGTAGTAAACATGTGTTGAATATGGAAGCGGTTGAGATGAGCAAGAAGAGGAAGTTTCAGACAGATCAATCAGAGTTATCATTATTACCTCTGTCGAAGCATGCTTGTTTTGACAATGCCGCTTTTTCCGACAGTAACAATGGGAGATCAGAGCTTGATTCAGACTATTCAGTGTCTTGTGTGAACTCGACTTTTATGGAATGTGAAAATGAGGTGGAGATGAAAGAGGAATCATCTGGATCGTGTAGTGAAGACAAGATGATCTCTTTCAAAAGCCATCTCGATTTCATCTATGGCGCCCAAAACCTAGAGGATTTTTCAGACAAAGACATTGAAAACATTATCTATCTTGATGAAGGAGAAGAAGAAGCTAAAGGATGTAGTAACACTGCTAAATTTGTTCTGTCCTCTGGGAGATGGACTGTTGACCAAG ATTCTACTCGGCATGGCACAAAGAAGCCTACGATCGATCAAGAATTCGAGCAATACTTCTCAACGCTAATGCTGTGA